The following nucleotide sequence is from Lacinutrix sp. Hel_I_90.
CCAATAAGTTCACGACAAAGCACTATTTCGCGACTTAATAGAAACTGTTTTTCTCTATTGGTTAATAAGGTAGATACCGTTATTGGGTATAGTCCTAATCGATCTATACGGTCTTTTAGTCCATTATTTTCTGGATAATCCCAACTTAATAGGTATAGGCCACAACAGGTTCCATATTGTAAAGCATCCTTTGTAAATCTAGTATTTGTGACCACCCAACCTTCAGTAAGGCTTGTGTTCTTTTTAGAACTAGATCTCCAATGGTCTTTAATGTCGTTATAGCGAGAATTGATGTATAAGGGTACTTTAACATTGCAATATTGTCCTTGATCTCCATGGAATTTACATTCTATAATAGTACTCTCGTTATTTTTAGTCGCAAGGACATCAATTTCGTGAGCGACACATTTGCCGTCTACTATTTTTCCAACTTGAGTGGTATAGCCTGAATATTTTAAAATGGCACTTACAAACCGTTCAAAAGGAAAACCTGTAGGGCCGAGTTCGTAAATTGCTTTTTTTAGTTTGTATTTTGATGCAAAGATTCGTTTCTTTTTTCGGAGTAAAGCGAACGCGCGATTGTATATTTCCTTAGTAGAAATCCCTTGGTACAACTCATCTCTAACGGTATCTATAATTTGGTTAACAGTCTGTTTGTCTGCTCCTGAACGTTTTAGTGAATTGCGCAGCTTTTCTAATGAAAATCTCACCTTTTCACCAGAATATTTTATGACGTCTATGTTTTCTGTATTCATTATAATAGATTTAAAAACTGCCAAAATCGAACTTGATTTTGGCAGTCACACTAACTAATAAAATGTCGATTTTTACATCGACTGGAAAAAATCTTTAACCAAAGCCTTTACCTGATTATCGGTCATACTGTCAACCTT
It contains:
- a CDS encoding ATP cone domain-containing protein yields the protein MNTENIDVIKYSGEKVRFSLEKLRNSLKRSGADKQTVNQIIDTVRDELYQGISTKEIYNRAFALLRKKKRIFASKYKLKKAIYELGPTGFPFERFVSAILKYSGYTTQVGKIVDGKCVAHEIDVLATKNNESTIIECKFHGDQGQYCNVKVPLYINSRYNDIKDHWRSSSKKNTSLTEGWVVTNTRFTKDALQYGTCCGLYLLSWDYPENNGLKDRIDRLGLYPITVSTLLTNREKQFLLSREIVLCRELIGDAFYLDHLGVSEIRKEKILSEINQLCNL